A single genomic interval of Croceibacter atlanticus HTCC2559 harbors:
- the galE gene encoding UDP-glucose 4-epimerase GalE yields MKILVTGGLGYIGSHTVVALQNKGFDVVIIDNLSNSSLDVLAGITEITGKSPDFEKIDMRQKEDVISFFEKHKDINGVIHFAASKAVGESVNKPLAYYENNLGTLTTLLQELQKIASAPLIFSSSCTVYGQADKLPITESAPIKPAESPYGNTKKVGEQIIEDTCNAYPNFSAIALRYFNPIGAHSSALIGELPIGVPQNLVPFITQTAIGKRAELSVFGDDYPTQDGTCIRDYIHVMDLAEAHVVALERLLNKKSEDNYEVFNIGTGTGNSVLEVINAFESANQKSLNYKIAERRKGDVIAAYADTTKSKTVLGWTPKYSLQNALKSAWKWELALSKKE; encoded by the coding sequence ATGAAAATATTAGTTACAGGTGGTTTAGGATATATTGGCTCACATACTGTAGTAGCCTTACAAAATAAAGGGTTTGACGTTGTAATTATTGACAACCTCAGCAACTCTTCATTAGATGTATTAGCAGGAATTACCGAAATAACCGGTAAGTCTCCAGATTTTGAAAAAATAGATATGCGACAAAAAGAAGACGTCATATCTTTTTTTGAAAAGCATAAAGATATAAATGGTGTTATTCATTTTGCGGCTTCTAAAGCTGTTGGAGAAAGTGTAAATAAACCACTAGCCTATTATGAAAACAACTTAGGCACATTAACCACATTATTACAAGAATTACAAAAGATAGCGTCTGCACCACTAATTTTTAGCTCTTCCTGTACTGTATATGGACAAGCAGACAAACTTCCTATTACTGAAAGTGCACCTATAAAACCAGCAGAATCTCCTTACGGAAACACAAAAAAAGTTGGAGAACAAATAATTGAGGATACTTGCAATGCATATCCAAATTTCTCTGCTATTGCATTACGCTATTTTAATCCAATTGGTGCTCATTCCAGTGCTTTAATTGGTGAGCTTCCTATAGGTGTACCTCAAAACCTAGTTCCATTTATCACTCAAACAGCTATTGGTAAGCGTGCTGAACTTTCTGTGTTTGGAGATGATTACCCTACTCAAGACGGTACATGTATAAGAGATTATATTCATGTTATGGATTTAGCAGAAGCTCACGTTGTAGCTTTGGAACGTCTTCTTAATAAAAAAAGCGAAGACAATTATGAAGTTTTTAATATTGGTACTGGAACCGGAAATTCTGTATTAGAGGTTATAAATGCTTTTGAATCTGCAAATCAAAAATCTTTGAATTACAAAATAGCAGAAAGAAGAAAAGGAGATGTGATTGCAGCATACGCAGATACTACTAAAAGTAAAACTGTATTAGGCTGGACACCAAAATACAGCTTACAAAATGCTTTAAAGAGTGCTTGGAAATGGGAACTAGCCCTTAGCAAGAAAGAGTAA
- a CDS encoding M13 family metallopeptidase — protein sequence MKTYFKTFLLSTCAVALVTVSCKDNKDVAKADEGEHGIILSNMDTTVNPKDDFYNYVNGNWMKNTEIPDDQSRWGGFGVLRKSTDKNVLNILAEAKESGKYDASTDQAKALAIFESELDTVARDEAGIKPLQPALKLIENINSTEDFQKVITEEAVLVAQPFFGLAAFSNPNNSSINSAYLTPGSLGLPDRDYYTNTDSKSKEIRLEYVNHITRMLQFLGDSEEEARKQAETILKLETELATPRLDKVASRDFRNFNNPRSISEVQKMVPAISWEEALKDMGVEKDVDTLIVMQPKYMEVVQQKLNTGNIDEWKTLLRWATLNTSAGYLTTEIEKANWDFYSKYLNETKKQRPADERALATVNNTVGEAVGKLYVEKQFPPEAKAKAEKMIANIIEAYQERIEKLEWMSDSTKTKAIEKLDKFTVKIGYPDEWEDYSTMEVSSDKSYYDNMVAVAAWQIKDNLDRINEPVDRKEWGMSPQTVNAYFNPFNNEIVFPAAILQPPFYDYKADEAVNYGGIGAVIGHEISHAFDDSGSRFDAEGNLVNWWSKEDLDKFTERGNALAEQYSQVEVLDSVYINGKFTLGENIGDLGGLLGAYDGLQKYYEENGRPENIDGFTPEQRFFMSWATVWRTKQRDEALRSQIKTDPHSPGRYRATQPLLNVDAFYKAFDIKEGDAMYLEPEKRVRIW from the coding sequence ATGAAAACCTACTTCAAAACTTTCTTACTCTCTACTTGTGCTGTTGCATTAGTGACTGTGTCTTGCAAAGACAACAAAGATGTTGCCAAGGCAGATGAAGGAGAACACGGTATCATCCTCTCAAACATGGATACCACAGTAAACCCTAAAGACGACTTTTACAATTACGTTAATGGTAATTGGATGAAGAATACTGAAATTCCAGACGACCAATCACGTTGGGGTGGTTTTGGTGTTTTACGTAAATCAACAGATAAAAATGTACTTAACATCTTAGCAGAAGCTAAAGAAAGTGGCAAATATGATGCAAGCACAGACCAAGCAAAAGCTTTAGCTATTTTTGAATCTGAACTGGATACTGTAGCAAGAGATGAAGCAGGTATTAAACCGTTACAGCCAGCTTTAAAATTAATTGAAAACATAAACTCTACCGAAGACTTTCAAAAAGTAATTACAGAAGAAGCGGTATTAGTTGCACAACCTTTCTTTGGACTTGCAGCATTCTCTAATCCAAATAACTCATCAATTAACTCGGCATATCTTACGCCAGGTTCATTAGGCTTACCAGACAGAGATTATTACACAAATACAGATTCTAAGTCAAAGGAAATTAGATTAGAATATGTTAACCATATTACAAGAATGCTTCAATTTTTAGGAGACTCAGAAGAAGAAGCTCGCAAACAAGCAGAAACTATTCTTAAATTAGAAACAGAGCTAGCTACACCAAGATTAGATAAGGTTGCAAGTCGTGATTTCAGAAACTTTAATAATCCTCGTTCTATTTCTGAAGTTCAAAAAATGGTGCCTGCAATTTCTTGGGAAGAAGCGTTAAAGGATATGGGAGTAGAAAAAGATGTAGATACTTTAATTGTTATGCAACCAAAGTATATGGAAGTTGTACAGCAAAAACTTAATACTGGAAATATTGATGAGTGGAAAACGTTACTTAGATGGGCTACACTTAATACATCTGCTGGTTATTTAACTACAGAAATTGAAAAAGCAAATTGGGATTTTTACAGCAAATATCTTAATGAAACTAAAAAACAACGTCCTGCAGATGAGCGCGCTCTAGCAACAGTAAACAACACAGTTGGTGAAGCTGTAGGAAAATTATATGTAGAAAAGCAGTTTCCGCCAGAAGCTAAAGCTAAAGCAGAAAAAATGATTGCTAATATTATTGAAGCATATCAAGAAAGAATTGAAAAATTAGAATGGATGAGTGATAGCACAAAAACAAAAGCTATCGAAAAATTAGACAAATTTACTGTTAAGATTGGATATCCAGACGAGTGGGAAGACTATTCAACAATGGAGGTTTCTTCAGACAAATCATATTATGACAACATGGTTGCTGTTGCTGCTTGGCAAATTAAAGACAACTTAGATAGAATAAATGAGCCGGTTGATAGAAAAGAATGGGGAATGTCTCCACAAACTGTAAATGCATACTTTAATCCATTTAACAATGAGATTGTATTTCCAGCAGCAATACTACAACCACCATTTTACGATTACAAAGCAGATGAAGCTGTAAATTATGGTGGAATTGGCGCTGTAATCGGTCACGAAATTTCTCACGCTTTTGATGATAGCGGTTCTCGTTTTGATGCAGAAGGAAATTTAGTTAACTGGTGGTCTAAAGAAGATTTAGATAAATTTACTGAACGCGGTAATGCTTTAGCAGAACAATACAGCCAAGTTGAGGTGTTAGACAGTGTTTACATAAATGGAAAATTTACACTTGGTGAAAATATTGGTGACCTTGGTGGTTTATTAGGTGCTTATGACGGACTTCAGAAATATTATGAAGAAAATGGTCGCCCTGAAAATATTGATGGTTTTACTCCAGAACAACGATTCTTTATGAGTTGGGCAACTGTTTGGAGAACAAAACAACGTGATGAAGCGTTACGTTCTCAAATTAAGACAGACCCGCATTCTCCAGGTCGTTACAGAGCTACACAACCTCTTTTAAATGTAGATGCATTTTATAAAGCATTTGATATTAAAGAAGGAGATGCAATGTATTTAGAGCCAGAAAAACGAGTGAGAATCTGGTAA
- a CDS encoding site-specific integrase has translation MNIASTKIYLDRNRPKENGKCSVKIKVTFNRKRKYFATGVDLTPDEFEQIFYGKRKNPKQKEIKNRIEYFESKADDVIKALKVFSFDAFKEHYLDERNTTDSVSFAFDKYIESLKVEKRIGTAVSYECAKNSISSFNKNLTFADITPNFLKKYENWMLENRNSISTVGIYLRSLRAVYNKQKIDKTAYPFGKEKYTIPTSENTKKALTIDEVGKIFHFEIEPNSTKEMARDYWIFLYLCNGMNVKDFCLLKWSNISDNIIRYSRAKTKRSQKKQKEITVALKPQSLEIIRKWGQPSINKDAFIFPHLNDKMNEVQKRATHQQLTKIINKYVNQVAKDVGINKKVTTYFARHSFATILKRSGANISMISDLLGHSDVSVTESYLGQFEDDKIQEQTDVLTTAFEKAM, from the coding sequence TTGAATATAGCAAGCACAAAAATTTACTTAGATAGAAATAGACCTAAAGAAAACGGAAAATGTTCTGTAAAAATTAAAGTTACATTCAACAGAAAACGAAAATATTTTGCTACTGGAGTTGATTTAACGCCTGATGAGTTTGAGCAAATTTTCTATGGTAAGCGTAAAAATCCAAAGCAAAAGGAAATTAAAAATCGCATAGAATACTTTGAGTCTAAAGCAGACGATGTTATTAAAGCTCTCAAAGTTTTTTCTTTTGATGCATTCAAAGAACACTACTTAGATGAAAGAAACACGACCGACAGCGTTTCATTCGCATTTGATAAGTACATTGAGAGTCTTAAAGTTGAAAAGCGAATTGGTACGGCTGTAAGTTATGAATGTGCTAAGAATAGTATTTCGAGCTTCAATAAGAACTTAACCTTTGCAGACATAACACCAAATTTCCTAAAGAAGTATGAAAATTGGATGCTTGAAAACCGCAACAGTATTTCAACAGTAGGTATTTATTTAAGAAGTCTAAGGGCTGTTTACAATAAGCAAAAGATTGACAAAACAGCTTATCCTTTCGGTAAAGAAAAATACACGATACCAACCAGTGAGAACACTAAAAAGGCTTTAACCATTGATGAGGTTGGAAAAATTTTTCATTTTGAGATTGAGCCGAACAGTACTAAAGAAATGGCAAGAGATTACTGGATATTCCTATACCTATGTAATGGTATGAACGTAAAGGATTTTTGTTTGCTTAAATGGAGTAATATTTCTGATAATATTATTAGATATTCAAGAGCTAAAACAAAACGAAGTCAAAAGAAACAAAAAGAAATAACCGTGGCACTCAAACCGCAAAGCCTTGAAATTATAAGAAAATGGGGGCAACCCTCAATAAACAAAGATGCTTTTATCTTTCCGCACCTCAACGATAAAATGAATGAAGTACAAAAAAGAGCTACGCATCAACAACTAACTAAAATCATAAATAAATACGTTAATCAAGTGGCAAAAGATGTAGGTATAAATAAAAAAGTAACAACCTATTTTGCAAGGCATAGTTTTGCGACTATTTTAAAGCGTTCAGGTGCTAATATCTCAATGATAAGCGATTTATTGGGGCATAGTGACGTATCTGTAACCGAAAGTTATTTAGGGCAATTTGAGGACGATAAAATACAAGAGCAAACAGACGTTTTAACAACAGCATTTGAAAAAGCTATGTAA
- a CDS encoding helix-turn-helix transcriptional regulator: MENYLTHDTLPQGVTQLIKEFSELKRLIIEKQETKLTEQAEQWLDLNDLCKYDPEKRAKATWYSKISRGEVPYHKRGKKVYFLKSEIDAWLKQGKCKSNAEIEQEAEAYLSNNRKGLK; the protein is encoded by the coding sequence ATGGAAAACTATTTAACTCACGACACCTTACCACAAGGAGTAACACAGCTAATTAAAGAATTTAGCGAACTCAAACGCCTGATAATTGAAAAACAGGAAACGAAACTCACCGAACAAGCCGAACAATGGCTTGACCTCAATGACCTATGTAAATACGACCCTGAAAAACGTGCCAAAGCGACTTGGTACAGCAAGATTTCGAGGGGCGAAGTGCCTTACCACAAACGAGGTAAAAAGGTCTATTTTCTAAAATCCGAAATTGATGCGTGGCTAAAGCAAGGCAAATGCAAGTCAAACGCTGAAATTGAACAGGAAGCCGAAGCGTATTTATCTAACAATAGAAAAGGGTTGAAATAA
- a CDS encoding DUF3987 domain-containing protein has protein sequence MLADVIDLEMKENTKGFPLDVFPDAIQELIKDAENTKLFNPDYFSAGILSACSTAIGNSVSLYNGSYSAKPILWISIIGSRGVGKSHPLEFAKAPLEQKDSDAYTFYKTELTEYEKQEVKGKKPRYSKLILNDFTPEKLADVLQHSEKGILIFQDELMRWINSFDQYKKGGDQQMYLSLFNGSTLTVERVSKEPIRIEQTNVNIIGGMQPEIIKQLAQNNRSEDGFLDRFLFVYPKNLKPSLYTGKDISGRNRENYWRFINNLLDVPEMTIKAKADNVETYKQWQHQKITECFDDTIERAIQAKMETYVWRLALVLEMMQQATLGDFTPSLSNASLSNAIRLAEYFRENALTINDKITVNNPLEDITGDQLELYTELPYDFKRSQVLALFEAKAIKGRSIDRFLSKKKLFQNYRHGHYKKKH, from the coding sequence ATGTTAGCAGATGTTATAGACTTAGAGATGAAAGAAAATACTAAAGGGTTTCCCTTAGATGTATTTCCTGATGCGATACAGGAACTAATTAAAGATGCTGAAAACACAAAGCTATTCAATCCTGATTATTTTAGTGCTGGCATCCTTTCGGCTTGCTCAACAGCAATTGGTAACAGCGTTTCATTATACAATGGGAGTTATAGCGCAAAGCCTATCCTTTGGATTTCAATAATTGGAAGCCGTGGCGTTGGTAAGTCTCATCCATTGGAGTTTGCAAAGGCTCCTTTGGAGCAAAAAGATAGTGATGCTTATACTTTTTATAAAACTGAATTGACTGAATATGAAAAACAGGAAGTCAAAGGAAAAAAGCCGAGATACTCAAAACTTATCCTAAATGATTTCACACCTGAAAAGCTGGCAGACGTATTACAGCATAGCGAAAAGGGTATCCTGATATTTCAAGATGAGCTGATGAGGTGGATTAACAGTTTTGACCAATACAAAAAGGGTGGCGACCAGCAGATGTATTTGAGTCTTTTCAACGGCTCTACATTAACAGTCGAGAGAGTGTCTAAAGAACCAATTAGAATTGAGCAAACTAACGTAAATATTATTGGTGGAATGCAACCCGAGATTATCAAACAGCTGGCGCAAAATAACAGAAGCGAGGACGGTTTCTTAGACCGCTTTTTATTTGTGTATCCTAAAAACTTGAAACCCTCACTGTATACAGGCAAAGATATTTCAGGCAGAAACAGGGAAAACTATTGGCGTTTTATAAATAACCTCTTAGATGTTCCTGAAATGACTATTAAGGCAAAAGCGGACAACGTTGAAACCTATAAGCAATGGCAACATCAAAAGATAACAGAATGTTTTGATGATACGATTGAGCGTGCTATTCAAGCAAAGATGGAAACCTATGTTTGGCGTTTAGCTTTGGTGCTTGAAATGATGCAACAGGCAACCCTTGGAGACTTTACTCCATCTTTGAGTAATGCAAGTCTAAGTAATGCCATAAGGCTTGCAGAATATTTCAGGGAAAACGCCTTGACCATCAATGACAAAATAACCGTAAACAATCCTTTGGAGGACATTACAGGCGACCAGTTGGAGCTTTACACGGAATTACCCTATGATTTCAAAAGAAGTCAAGTGCTGGCTTTATTTGAAGCCAAAGCCATAAAAGGTAGAAGTATTGACCGCTTCCTTAGTAAGAAAAAACTCTTTCAGAATTACAGACACGGACACTATAAAAAGAAACACTAA
- a CDS encoding DUF6371 domain-containing protein, whose protein sequence is MTPYRYILDTSSKKYRCPKCQKKTFVCFIDTDTGEVMPDEFGRCDRESKCRYFNVPKSEIKTDFNYEYIPPAKPSYHDYNLVIESGRNFKANNFIKFLKSIFNADEVKDTIRRYLIGSTKYFEGGTVFWQIDDKQNVRHGKVMAYDATTGKRSKDANGKAHINSVRSIMKLKDFNLKQCLFGLHLINETNCKKIALVEGEKTAIMMSIFKPEYLWLATGSKHGFKYEYLKPLKGFEIVAFPDKSEYSDWLAKANKVKRYGLDVSVSQWMETTAYPDGTDLADVYLMERKKSSPETPQQFSKLEQDETVKKSENRIYSTSEKILKKLACINPNVLELVKQFELTDINGIALKVQ, encoded by the coding sequence ATGACTCCATACAGATACATATTAGACACCTCGAGCAAAAAGTATAGATGCCCTAAATGCCAAAAGAAAACCTTTGTTTGTTTCATAGATACTGATACTGGCGAAGTGATGCCTGATGAGTTTGGCAGATGCGACAGGGAAAGCAAATGCAGATACTTTAATGTTCCTAAAAGTGAAATAAAAACTGATTTCAACTATGAGTACATACCACCAGCCAAGCCATCTTATCACGATTATAATTTAGTAATTGAAAGCGGACGTAATTTTAAGGCTAACAATTTCATTAAATTTTTGAAAAGCATCTTTAATGCTGATGAGGTTAAAGACACCATTAGACGTTATTTAATTGGCTCTACTAAGTATTTCGAGGGCGGTACAGTCTTTTGGCAGATAGACGACAAGCAAAATGTAAGGCACGGAAAAGTAATGGCTTACGATGCTACAACTGGAAAGCGTTCAAAGGATGCAAACGGCAAAGCACATATTAATAGTGTACGCAGTATAATGAAGCTAAAGGATTTCAATTTGAAACAATGCCTGTTTGGGTTGCACTTAATCAATGAAACTAACTGCAAAAAAATTGCTTTGGTAGAAGGTGAAAAGACCGCAATAATGATGAGCATTTTTAAGCCTGAATACCTTTGGTTGGCTACTGGAAGCAAGCACGGTTTCAAATACGAATACCTAAAGCCGTTAAAAGGATTTGAAATTGTAGCGTTTCCTGATAAGAGCGAATACAGCGACTGGCTGGCAAAGGCTAATAAGGTTAAACGTTATGGCTTAGATGTTTCTGTTAGTCAATGGATGGAAACAACAGCTTATCCTGATGGAACTGATTTGGCAGACGTGTATTTAATGGAGCGTAAAAAGTCAAGTCCTGAAACACCTCAACAATTTTCAAAACTGGAACAAGATGAGACGGTTAAAAAAAGTGAAAACCGCATTTATTCAACAAGTGAAAAGATATTGAAAAAACTTGCTTGCATTAACCCTAATGTATTGGAACTCGTAAAGCAATTTGAATTGACCGACATTAATGGAATTGCATTAAAAGTACAATAG
- the rseP gene encoding RIP metalloprotease RseP: MSPFFIKAIQLLLSLSLLIVLHEFGHYIPAKIFKTRVEKFFLFFDVKFALFKKKIGETVYGIGWLPLGGYVKISGMIDESMDKEQMAQEPKEWEFRSKPAWQRLIIMVGGVVVNIVLGFFIYMMVLFVWGSGYTGPEQMPDGLYVAEEFEQYGFQNGDQILQVNGKDYENSLAINRDLMLRDVNTITVLHSDGTRETLNIPEDIGDTLWQSGLTTPIQPLVTVTLDSIGKNTKADKAGFLVGDNLTSINGEKVTSFNEFKRKRANLETNEFTVGVIRNGATQTLNLIAEKDENLGLSAKQNVSIETKQYTLGQSITEGFSYGYDTLRDYVAQFKYVFTAKGATQVGGFGAIGNLFPDAWNWQAFWMTTALISIILAFMNILPIPALDGGHVMFLLYEIISGRKPGDKFMEYAQLVGFFIIIALVLFANGNDIYRAIFE; this comes from the coding sequence ATGAGTCCATTCTTTATAAAAGCTATACAGTTATTACTTAGTTTATCACTATTAATTGTCCTACATGAATTTGGACATTACATTCCTGCTAAAATCTTTAAAACTCGAGTAGAAAAGTTTTTCCTATTCTTTGATGTGAAGTTTGCTCTTTTCAAAAAGAAAATTGGCGAGACAGTTTATGGTATCGGCTGGTTACCACTTGGAGGCTATGTTAAAATCTCTGGTATGATAGATGAAAGCATGGACAAAGAACAAATGGCCCAAGAACCAAAAGAATGGGAGTTTCGTTCAAAACCAGCTTGGCAACGCCTAATTATTATGGTTGGTGGTGTTGTTGTAAATATTGTATTAGGGTTTTTTATATATATGATGGTTTTATTTGTTTGGGGAAGCGGTTACACTGGCCCAGAACAAATGCCAGACGGCTTATATGTTGCTGAAGAGTTTGAGCAATACGGATTTCAAAATGGAGATCAAATTTTACAAGTAAATGGCAAAGACTACGAAAACTCTTTAGCTATTAACAGAGACTTAATGCTAAGAGATGTAAATACTATAACAGTGTTACACAGTGACGGTACAAGGGAAACATTAAATATCCCTGAAGATATTGGTGACACACTTTGGCAGTCTGGTCTTACAACACCTATACAACCTCTAGTAACTGTAACTTTAGATAGTATAGGAAAAAACACAAAAGCAGATAAAGCAGGTTTTCTGGTTGGAGATAATTTAACTTCTATAAATGGAGAAAAAGTTACTTCTTTTAATGAGTTTAAAAGAAAAAGAGCAAACCTAGAAACTAATGAGTTTACTGTAGGTGTAATAAGAAACGGAGCAACACAAACTTTAAATTTAATTGCCGAAAAAGATGAGAACCTAGGCTTGTCTGCAAAGCAAAACGTAAGTATTGAAACTAAGCAATATACATTGGGACAAAGTATAACAGAAGGGTTTAGCTATGGTTATGACACACTTAGGGACTACGTAGCACAATTTAAATATGTGTTTACAGCCAAAGGTGCAACACAAGTTGGTGGTTTTGGAGCAATAGGGAACTTATTCCCAGATGCTTGGAACTGGCAGGCATTTTGGATGACAACAGCCTTAATTTCTATCATATTAGCATTTATGAACATTTTGCCAATTCCTGCATTAGATGGTGGTCATGTTATGTTTCTCCTTTATGAAATAATAAGCGGAAGAAAGCCAGGAGATAAGTTTATGGAATACGCACAACTTGTTGGTTTCTTTATTATTATTGCGTTAGTTTTATTTGCAAACGGTAATGATATTTACAGAGCTATTTTCGAATAG
- a CDS encoding SCO family protein: MLQFFSKYKWFFVVMFVLSAIIIYTFYTVLKPTKKLPIYQPADVNVELVDTTVQYVRKYHKIKDFELINQNGEIVTQQVFANKIYVADFFFTTCQTICPIMTDHMANLQEELLNNDNVLLLSHTVQPEVDSVPQLKKYAKKKGVINSKWHLVTGKKKDIYDLARKSYLASKTDGNGGPYDMIHTENFVLVDQQRRIRGFYDGTKPESITEILEDIKILEREVE; this comes from the coding sequence ATGCTTCAGTTTTTTTCAAAATACAAGTGGTTTTTTGTGGTGATGTTTGTGCTTTCAGCAATTATTATCTACACATTTTATACCGTTTTAAAACCAACAAAAAAGCTGCCAATTTATCAGCCTGCAGATGTTAATGTTGAGTTGGTAGATACTACTGTACAATATGTAAGGAAGTATCATAAAATAAAAGATTTTGAGCTCATAAATCAAAACGGAGAAATAGTTACCCAGCAGGTCTTTGCAAATAAAATTTACGTAGCAGATTTTTTCTTCACTACCTGTCAAACTATTTGCCCTATAATGACAGATCACATGGCTAACCTTCAAGAAGAGCTACTTAACAACGATAATGTTTTGCTCTTGTCACATACCGTACAACCTGAAGTTGATAGTGTGCCTCAATTAAAAAAATACGCAAAAAAGAAAGGTGTTATAAATTCTAAATGGCATTTAGTAACTGGTAAGAAGAAAGACATTTACGATTTAGCCAGAAAAAGTTATTTGGCAAGTAAAACAGATGGCAACGGTGGTCCTTATGATATGATACATACCGAAAACTTTGTTTTGGTAGACCAGCAAAGGCGTATACGTGGCTTTTATGATGGGACTAAGCCAGAAAGTATAACTGAGATTTTAGAAGATATTAAGATTTTAGAACGAGAAGTAGAGTAG
- a CDS encoding FeoA family protein, which yields MKVTVAHLKRGQRGIIKDISAEVIPLKLLEMGCLPGNEVTLVQTAPFKDPMYLNINGSHLAIRKETALNIEIDIIS from the coding sequence TTGAAAGTAACTGTTGCTCATTTAAAACGCGGCCAACGCGGTATCATAAAAGATATTTCTGCAGAGGTTATTCCTTTAAAGCTTCTAGAAATGGGATGTTTGCCTGGCAATGAAGTAACATTGGTACAAACTGCGCCATTTAAGGATCCTATGTATCTTAATATAAATGGGAGCCATTTGGCTATAAGAAAAGAAACAGCTTTAAATATTGAAATAGATATTATCTCGTAA